In Streptomyces sclerotialus, the DNA window TGTCGCGCTCGCTGTCGCTGGGGGCGCCGCCGGTGACGAAGGCGTGCGCGAGGACGACGGAGCGGGTGCCGGCGGGGCGGGCCGCGAGGTCGGTCCGTACCCGGTCCATGGCCGCACCCAGCACCTGGGTGTGGTGTGCCTTCTCGGCACCGAGGGTGTCGCGGACGAGCGCCGGTTCGAGGTACGGCAGGCCGTAGCAGGCCACGTCGCCGTGGTCGTCGGCGAGCAGGACGGGGGTGCCGCAGCCGGCCGGGTCGGTACGCAGGTGGATGCCGGCCTTCGCCATGAGACGGGAGCCGACGCCGAGCCGGCGGGCCGAGTCGTGGTTGCCGGAGATCATGACGGTGGCCACGCCGAGGTCGGCGAGCCGGTGCAGCGCGTCGTCGAACAGCTCGACGGCGGCCAGCGGCGGCACGGCCCGGTCGTACACGTCGCCCGCCACCAGTACGGCGTCGATCTCGTGCGTGCGGACGGTCTCGACGAGGTGGTCGAGGAAGGCGCGCTGGTGGCCGAGCATGTTCACGCGGTGGAAGGAGCGGCCCAGATGCCAGTCGGAGGTGTGCAAGATTCTCAACAGACGGCTCCGACCTGCATGGTTTCCTTCCTCCGCGGGATGCGTCCACGACCGGCCCGCGACCGGTGGTCAACGGCACGCACCACGCTAGCGCCCCGGTGTCCCCGATTCCCCACGGACCTCGGTTTTCCGTCGCGCGGGGGCCGTTCCGGGGTGGTCACCCGCGGCGTCTCCGGCGCCGGACGACGCTCCGGCGGATCAGGAAGCCGACCAGGACGAAGGGGGCGAGGAGGACGGCGAAGGACACCACGTCCCGCATGGACCTGCTGATGAAGGGCGAGAGCAGGAACACCAGCAGGATGCCGGCGACCAGCACGCGGTTCGACACCCGCTTCGTCACGGGCCCGGCGGAGGCCGGCGGAACGCTGCCCGCGTCGGCCGGGACCTGAGCGGGAAGCGGTGTCTGGACGGCATGCGGTGTCTGGACGGAGTGCGGCACCTGGACGGAGTGCGGCACCTGGACGGGCTGCGGCGGCTGCGCGACGACCGGCGGCTGCGCACCGCTCGGCGGCGGCACGAGGACCGGTGACGGGGCGATGGGCGGTGCCATGGTCGGCGGCGGACCGAAGCCGGGGACACCGGTCCCCGGCACGGGCTCCTGCCGCGGCCGGGACGGGCCGTCGGCCAGCCTGCGCAGCGACCGTTCGCGGCCGGCCAGGTCCTCGGCGAGTGCGGCGGGCACCACCTGCTGCCACTGGTGCGCGCGGGCGCCGATCCGGTCCAGCCACTCCCCCAGCGCACTCGCCGTCGGCCGGTCCTCCGGCTGCTTGACCAGGCAGGACGCCAGCAGGGGCCGCAGTACCTCCGGCACGCCGTCGAGGTCGGGGTCCTCGTGGACGATCCGGTACAGCAGGACGGGCGCCGAGGCGTTCTCCGCCGGCCGGGAGAAGGGGCCGCGTCCGGTCCCCGCGTGGGCCAGGACGGCGGCCAGCGAGAACACGTCGGCGGGCGCGGCGGTCCCGGTACCGGTGGCCTGCTCGGGCGCGAGGAAGCCGGGTGAGCCGATCATGCCGCCGGTGTGGGTGTGCCGGGAGTCGTCGGCGGCCCGGGCGATGCCGAAGTCGATCAGCCGCGGATGGTCACCGGCGAGCAGGACGTTGCCGGGTTTGACGTCCCGGTGTGCGAGACCGGTCTCGTGCACGGCCCGGAGCGCCCCGCACAGTTCGGCGGCCAGGGCCAGCAGGGCCGGTTCGGGGAGCGGGCCGTGCTGCTCGACCCAGTCGCCGAGCGACGGCGCCGGTACGTACTCGGTGGCCAGCCACTGCGGCCGCTGCCCGGCGGCGCTGTGGTCGATGACGGCGACGGACCACGGGGAGCGGACCCGGTCGCTGTTGCGGATCTCCCGGTCGAAGCGCGCTTCGAAGCCCAGCTCGGCGCCGAGGTCGGAGCGGACCGTCTTCAGCGCCAGCGGGCGTCCGGCTGCCGTGCGGGACAAGTACACCTGCCCCATGCCGCCCGCGCCGAGCCTGGCCAGCAGCGGATAGCCGCCCAGGGCCGGCGGATCCGCGGGTTCGAGACCGTGCATGGAAGTGTTCGTCCCCCTCGTCCCTTTTGCCGGCCCTGTGCGACGGACCGCAGTGGATCAACGCACGACCAGCAGCGTAGAGGGCGGCGTTCGCGAGCGGGCACGGGGGACCGTGCCCGCCGCCGTCACACGACCTTGCCGGGGTTGAGGATGCCCCGCGGGTCCAGCGCTGCCTTGATCGCGTGGTGCATGTCCAGGACCGGACGGGAGAGCTCCTGGGCGAGGCCGTCGCGCTTGAGGAGACCGACGCCGTGCTCGCCGGTGACCGTGCCGCCGAGGGCGAGCGCGTCCGCGATGATCTCGTGGAAGGCGGCCTGGGCACGTTCCCGGGCCGCGGTGTCGCCGGGCGGGGTGATGAGCAGGGGGTGGAGGTTGCCGTCACCGGCGTGGGCGATGTTGGCGATGAGGGTGTCGTGCCGGGCGGCGGCGCGCTCGATGCGGGCGAGCATCTCGGGGACGGCGGCCTTGGGGACGCAGACGTCCTCGGTGAGGACCGGGCCGAGGCGTTCCAGCGCCGGGTAGGCCAGCCGCCGGGCGTCGAACAGCGCGTCGGCCTCCTCCTGGTCGGTGGACTGCGCGGCCCAGGTGGCGCCCGCTTCCTCGAAGCAGGCCAGCATGCGTGCCGCTTCCTGCTCCCCGGCCGGGCCCGGCGCGTCCGTACGGCCGAGCAGGACCACGTCGGCGTCAACGGACAGGCCCATGTTCTTCCACTTGTCGACGGCGGCCAGGCAGTGCCGGTCGATCAGCTCCAGTGCCGAGGGCGTGAGCCCGGCGGCGCCGACGGCGGCGACGGCGCGGCCCGCGGCCACGACGGAGGAGAAGTACCCGGCGACCGTGCGCTCCGGCTCGCGCAGGGGCCGCAGCCGTACGGTGATCTCGGTGATCACTCCGAGCGTGCCCTCGGAGCCGACCAGCAGCCCGGCGAGGTCGTACCCGGCGACGCCCTTGGCGGTGCGCCGCCCCAGCCGGACCA includes these proteins:
- a CDS encoding serine/threonine-protein kinase, with amino-acid sequence MHGLEPADPPALGGYPLLARLGAGGMGQVYLSRTAAGRPLALKTVRSDLGAELGFEARFDREIRNSDRVRSPWSVAVIDHSAAGQRPQWLATEYVPAPSLGDWVEQHGPLPEPALLALAAELCGALRAVHETGLAHRDVKPGNVLLAGDHPRLIDFGIARAADDSRHTHTGGMIGSPGFLAPEQATGTGTAAPADVFSLAAVLAHAGTGRGPFSRPAENASAPVLLYRIVHEDPDLDGVPEVLRPLLASCLVKQPEDRPTASALGEWLDRIGARAHQWQQVVPAALAEDLAGRERSLRRLADGPSRPRQEPVPGTGVPGFGPPPTMAPPIAPSPVLVPPPSGAQPPVVAQPPQPVQVPHSVQVPHSVQTPHAVQTPLPAQVPADAGSVPPASAGPVTKRVSNRVLVAGILLVFLLSPFISRSMRDVVSFAVLLAPFVLVGFLIRRSVVRRRRRRG
- a CDS encoding FAD-binding oxidoreductase, with amino-acid sequence MLIDELRQELPAGRLVEDPEVAAGFVHDEAEWAPHGTPCAVVRPHTAEEVRTVVRACLRHGVPLVTRGAGTGLSGGANAVDGCVVLSTEQMNTVHEIDPVERLAVVGPGVVNDDLRAACAEHGLWYPPDPASAPWSTIGGNVATNAGGLCCVKYGVTRDYVLGLEVVTGTGELVRLGRRTAKGVAGYDLAGLLVGSEGTLGVITEITVRLRPLREPERTVAGYFSSVVAAGRAVAAVGAAGLTPSALELIDRHCLAAVDKWKNMGLSVDADVVLLGRTDAPGPAGEQEAARMLACFEEAGATWAAQSTDQEEADALFDARRLAYPALERLGPVLTEDVCVPKAAVPEMLARIERAAARHDTLIANIAHAGDGNLHPLLITPPGDTAARERAQAAFHEIIADALALGGTVTGEHGVGLLKRDGLAQELSRPVLDMHHAIKAALDPRGILNPGKVV